From Vitis vinifera cultivar Pinot Noir 40024 chromosome 3, ASM3070453v1, the proteins below share one genomic window:
- the LOC100245631 gene encoding geraniol 8-hydroxylase yields the protein MELNSFLLLCMPLVLCLFFLQFLRPSSHATKLPPGPTGLPILGSLLQIGKLPHHSLARLAKIHGPLITLRLGSITTVVASSPQTAKLILQTHGQNFLDRPVPEAIDSPQGTIAWTPVDHVWRSRRRVCNNHLFTSQSLDSLQHLRYKKVEQLLQHIRKHCVSGTPVDIGLLASATNLNVLSNAIFSVDLVDPGFESAQDFRDLVWGIMEGAGKFNISDYFPMFRRFDLLGVKRDTFSSYRRFYEIVGDIIKSRIKCRASNPVTRNDDFLDVILDQCQEDGSLFDSENIQVLIVELFYAGSDTSTITTEWAMTEFLRNPGVMQKVRQELSEVIGAGQMVRESDMDRLPYFQAVVKETLRLHPAGPLLLPFKAKNDVELSGFTIPSNSHVLVNMWAIARDPSYWEDPLSFLPERFLGSKIDYRGQDFEYIPFGAGRRICPGMPLAVRMVQLVLASIIHSFNWKLPEGTTPLTIDMQEHCGATLKKAIPLSAIPFIEEN from the exons ATGGAACTTAACTCCTTCCTCTTGCTTTGCATGCCACTGGTCCTGTGCCTCTTCTTCCTTCAATTTCTGCGCCCATCATCCCACGCTACCAAGCTACCGCCTGGCCCGACTGGCCTCCCCATTTTGGGCTCCCTACTCCAAATTGGCAAACTTCCTCATCACTCACTTGCAAGATTGGCGAAAATCCACGGTCCTCTCATCACCCTCCGCCTTGGGTCCATCACCACCGTCGTCGCCTCCTCTCCCCAGACAGCCAAACTAATTCTCCAAACACATGGCCAGAATTTCCTGGACCGTCCTGTTCCCGAGGCCATCGACAGTCCTCAAGGCACAATCGCATGGACTCCTGTGGACCATGTATGGCGCAGCCGCCGCCGTGTTTGCAACAACCACTTGTTCACATCCCAGAGCCTGGACTCACTCCAACACCTTCGATACAAAAAGGTGGAACAACTTCTCCAACATATCCGTAAGCATTGTGTTTCCGGTACACCAGTGGATATCGGCCTACTCGCCTCTGCCACCAACTTGAACGTGCTATCAAACGCCATTTTCTCTGTTGACCTTGTTGATCCAGGATTTGAGTCGGCTCAGGATTTCAGGGATCTGGTGTGGGGAATCATGGAGGGTGCTGGCAAGTTTAATATTTCAGATTATTTTCCCATGTTTCGAAGGTTCGATTTGCTAGGTGTGAAGCGTGACACTTTTTCATCTTATAGAAGGTTTTATGAAATAGTTGGTGATATAATCAAAAGCCGTATCAAGTGTAGAGCCTCCAATCCAGTGACCAGGAATGACGATTTCTTGGATGTGATTCTCGATCAGTGCCAAGAAGATGGTTCTTTATTCGATTCTGAAAATATCCAGGTTTTGATTGTG GAATTGTTTTATGCTGGAAGTGATACATCTACCATAACAACTGAATGGGCAATGACTGAATTTCTTCGAAATCCAGGGGTGATGCAAAAGGTTCGGCAGGAACTTAGCGAAGTAATCGGGGCAGGTCAAATGGTTAGAGAATCAGATATGGATCGACTTCCATATTTTCAAGCTGTTGTGAAAGAGACACTCAGACTCCATCCGGCTGGGCCCCTTCTGTTACCTTTTAAAGCAAAGAATGATGTGGAATTATCCGGTTTCACCATACCCAGTAACAGTCATGTCCTTGTGAATATGTGGGCTATTGCAAGAGATCCAAGTTATTGGGAGGATCCTTTATCCTTCCTTCCTGAAAGATTCTTGGGCTCTAAGATAGATTATAGAGGCCAAGATTTTGAATATATACCATTTGGAGCTGGTAGGCGAATCTGCCCAGGCATGCCTCTTGCCGTCAGAATGGTTCAACTAGTGTTAGCTTCCATTATCCACTCCTTCAACTGGAAGCTTCCTGAAGGAACAACCCCACTGACCATTGACATGCAAGAACATTGCGGAGCTACCTTGAAGAAGGCCATTCCTCTTTCTGCCATTCCatttatagaagaaaattaa